One genomic window of Citrobacter sp. Marseille-Q6884 includes the following:
- the wcaM gene encoding colanic acid biosynthesis protein WcaM, producing the protein MPEKKLSRRTFLTAGSALVVLHSQLARALQPKGSVNIQDYNPKDWVASFRQAFSDGQTVVVPAGLVCENMNTGVFIPPGKTLLLQGRVSGNGRGRFVLQEGGQVTGEGGGSLHNITLDVRGSDCTIKGIAMSGFGPVTQIYIGGKTPRMMRNLTIDDITVSHANYGILRQGFHNQMEDVRITNSRFSDLQGDAIEWNVAINDRDILITDHTIERINCTNGNVNWGIGIGLAGSTYNNDYPDALAVKNFVVANITGTDCRQLIHVENGKHFIIRNVTARNITTDFSKKAGIDNAAIAIYGCDNFVIDNIKMENSAGMLIGYGVIKGRYLSIPQNFRLNNIHLNNESLGYKLRGIQISSGNARSFVAITNVEMTCATLELHNKPQHLFLRNIKVMQQSKVGPALKMHFDLRQDVRGKFMARQDTLLSLANVHAVNEHGQSSVDIDSVNQHRVNAEALNFRLPERGR; encoded by the coding sequence ATGCCAGAGAAAAAACTCTCCCGACGCACCTTTCTGACAGCAGGCTCTGCACTTGTTGTCCTCCACTCACAGCTCGCCCGTGCGCTTCAACCAAAAGGCAGCGTCAACATTCAGGACTATAACCCAAAGGATTGGGTCGCCTCTTTCCGCCAGGCCTTCTCTGACGGGCAAACCGTGGTGGTTCCCGCGGGGCTGGTATGCGAGAACATGAATACCGGCGTTTTCATTCCTCCTGGCAAAACGTTGCTGCTGCAAGGTCGTGTCAGCGGCAATGGCCGTGGGCGCTTTGTTTTGCAGGAGGGGGGCCAGGTGACAGGCGAGGGGGGAGGGAGCCTGCATAATATTACCCTCGATGTGCGGGGCTCGGATTGCACGATTAAAGGGATCGCCATGAGTGGTTTTGGTCCGGTGACGCAGATTTATATCGGCGGTAAAACGCCGAGGATGATGCGTAATCTGACTATCGATGACATTACCGTCTCGCATGCTAACTATGGGATCCTGCGTCAGGGATTTCATAACCAGATGGAAGATGTACGGATCACCAACAGCCGTTTTAGTGATTTGCAGGGCGATGCCATTGAGTGGAATGTCGCGATAAACGATCGCGACATTCTGATCACCGACCATACCATCGAGCGTATCAACTGTACGAACGGCAACGTTAACTGGGGTATTGGCATCGGACTGGCGGGGAGTACGTATAACAATGACTACCCGGACGCGCTGGCGGTGAAAAACTTTGTTGTGGCGAACATCACCGGTACCGATTGTCGGCAGCTAATCCATGTGGAAAACGGCAAGCATTTCATCATCCGCAATGTCACTGCGCGCAATATCACGACGGATTTCAGTAAGAAAGCGGGAATAGATAACGCAGCGATTGCTATTTATGGATGTGACAATTTTGTGATTGATAATATCAAAATGGAAAATAGTGCAGGAATGCTAATTGGTTATGGCGTTATCAAAGGACGATATTTGTCAATCCCACAAAACTTTAGGTTAAATAATATTCACCTGAATAATGAATCGCTGGGTTATAAATTACGCGGTATTCAGATCTCCTCGGGTAATGCCCGATCCTTCGTCGCTATCACTAACGTGGAGATGACCTGTGCAACACTTGAGCTGCACAACAAACCTCAACACCTTTTTTTACGCAACATCAAGGTAATGCAGCAATCCAAAGTGGGACCAGCGTTAAAAATGCACTTCGATCTGCGCCAGGATGTGCGCGGCAAGTTTATGGCCCGGCAGGATACATTGCTGTCTCTCGCCAACGTCCATGCAGTAAATGAACACGGGCAAAGTTCGGTTGATATCGACAGTGTGAACCAGCATCGGGTTAACGCTGAAGCGCTGAACTTCCGGCTGCCGGAGCGGGGGCGGTAG
- a CDS encoding adenylyltransferase/cytidyltransferase family protein, with the protein MKRIITFGTFDVFHVGHINILERAAKYGDYLIVGISSDELNYSKKNRFPIYSQGDRIKIISSLKFVNEVFVEESLELKLDYINKYKADILVMGDDWDGRFDWVKPVCEVIYLPRTPSISTTEIIEVVKMIK; encoded by the coding sequence ATGAAAAGAATTATTACATTTGGTACATTTGATGTATTTCATGTCGGTCATATTAACATTCTCGAACGAGCGGCCAAATATGGAGACTATCTTATAGTTGGCATTTCATCTGATGAATTAAATTATTCAAAGAAGAATAGATTTCCTATTTATTCACAGGGTGACAGAATTAAGATAATATCTTCATTAAAGTTTGTTAATGAAGTTTTTGTTGAAGAGTCGCTGGAATTGAAACTAGACTACATTAATAAATATAAAGCTGACATACTGGTTATGGGAGATGACTGGGATGGCAGGTTTGATTGGGTTAAACCTGTTTGCGAGGTTATTTATTTGCCTCGGACACCTTCGATCTCAACAACAGAGATAATTGAAGTTGTTAAAATGATAAAATAA
- the galF gene encoding GalU regulator GalF, whose translation MTNLKAVIPVAGLGMHMLPATKAIPKEMLPIVDKPMIQYIVDEIVAAGIKEIVLVTHASKNAVENHFDTSYELESLLEQRVKRQLLAEVQSICPPGVTIMNVRQAQLLGLGHSILCARPIVGDNPFVVVLPDVILDTASADPLRYNLAAMVARFNETGRSQVLAKRMEGDLSEYSVIQTKDELDNEGKVSRIVEFIEKPDQPQTLDSDLMAVGRYVLSADIWAELEHTQPGAWGRIQLTDAIAELAKKQSVDAMLMTGDSYDCGKKMGYMQAFVKYGLRNLKEGAKFRKGIDQLLSE comes from the coding sequence ATGACTAATTTGAAAGCAGTTATCCCGGTAGCGGGCCTTGGGATGCATATGCTGCCAGCCACTAAGGCAATCCCTAAAGAGATGCTGCCGATCGTTGACAAGCCGATGATCCAATACATTGTCGACGAAATTGTAGCTGCTGGGATCAAAGAAATCGTTCTGGTAACTCATGCGTCCAAGAATGCGGTTGAGAACCACTTTGATACGTCTTATGAACTAGAGTCTCTTCTTGAGCAGCGTGTAAAGCGCCAACTGCTGGCTGAAGTACAGTCAATTTGCCCGCCAGGCGTGACCATTATGAACGTCCGCCAGGCTCAACTACTTGGGCTGGGGCATTCAATCCTTTGTGCACGTCCGATTGTTGGGGACAACCCTTTCGTGGTCGTGCTGCCTGATGTCATTCTTGATACGGCAAGTGCTGACCCGCTGCGTTACAATCTTGCCGCCATGGTGGCACGTTTTAACGAAACCGGACGCAGTCAGGTACTGGCCAAACGTATGGAAGGTGACCTTTCTGAGTACTCCGTCATCCAGACAAAAGATGAGTTGGATAACGAAGGTAAAGTTAGCCGCATTGTTGAGTTCATTGAAAAACCGGATCAACCGCAGACGCTTGATTCGGATCTAATGGCAGTAGGGCGGTACGTGCTTTCTGCCGATATTTGGGCGGAACTGGAGCATACGCAACCTGGTGCCTGGGGTCGTATTCAGTTAACCGATGCGATTGCTGAATTGGCGAAAAAACAGTCTGTTGATGCTATGCTGATGACGGGCGACAGTTACGACTGTGGTAAGAAAATGGGTTATATGCAGGCGTTTGTTAAGTATGGGTTGCGGAACTTGAAGGAAGGAGCGAAGTTTCGCAAAGGTATAGATCAACTGTTAAGTGAGTAA
- the wcaK gene encoding colanic acid biosynthesis pyruvyl transferase WcaK: MKLLILGNHTCGNRGDSAILRGLLDAINMLRPETEVDVMSRYPVSSSWLLNRPVMGDPLYLQMKQHNNAAGVMGRVKKVLRRRYQHQVLLSRVTDSGNLRNIAIAQGFTDFVRLLSRYDAIIQVGGSFFVDLYGVPQFEHALCSFMAKKPLYMVGHSVGPFQDEPFNQLANYVFGHCNALILREPVSLELMKRSEITTVNVEQGVDTAWLVENHQDDVELGYAVQHWLHTVAKQKTVAITLRELAPFDKRLGTTQQAYEQAFAGVVNRILDEGYQVIALSTCTGIDSYNKDDRMVALNLRQYINDPTRYYVVMDELNDLEMGIILGACDLTVGTRLHSAIISMNFMTPAIAINYEHKSAGIMQQLGLPEMAVDIRHLLDGSLEGQVADTLGQLPELNVRVEEAVKREREQGLHMVASVLSRIGEEK; the protein is encoded by the coding sequence ATGAAATTACTTATTCTTGGCAACCATACCTGCGGGAACCGCGGTGACAGCGCCATTCTGCGCGGTTTGCTGGATGCCATTAACATGCTACGACCGGAAACCGAGGTCGATGTGATGAGCCGTTACCCGGTAAGTTCCTCGTGGTTGTTGAATCGCCCGGTGATGGGCGATCCGCTGTATTTGCAGATGAAGCAGCACAATAATGCGGCTGGCGTCATGGGGCGGGTAAAGAAAGTGCTGCGTCGGCGTTATCAGCATCAGGTTTTACTCTCGCGGGTAACTGACTCCGGTAACCTGCGTAATATTGCGATTGCCCAGGGCTTTACCGATTTTGTTCGTTTGTTGTCACGTTATGACGCCATTATCCAGGTGGGCGGATCGTTTTTTGTCGATCTGTACGGCGTACCGCAGTTTGAGCATGCTTTGTGTTCGTTTATGGCGAAAAAACCGTTGTACATGGTGGGACACAGCGTAGGGCCGTTCCAGGACGAACCATTCAATCAACTGGCGAATTACGTGTTTGGTCACTGCAATGCCCTGATCCTCCGTGAACCGGTTAGCCTGGAACTAATGAAGCGCAGTGAAATCACCACGGTAAATGTTGAGCAAGGCGTGGATACCGCCTGGTTGGTCGAGAATCATCAGGATGATGTCGAGTTGGGTTATGCCGTACAGCACTGGCTGCACACGGTGGCAAAGCAAAAAACCGTTGCCATCACGCTGCGCGAACTGGCGCCGTTTGATAAACGTTTGGGGACAACACAGCAGGCTTATGAGCAGGCCTTCGCCGGGGTGGTAAACAGGATCCTCGATGAAGGTTACCAGGTGATAGCGCTATCCACCTGTACCGGTATCGATAGTTACAACAAAGATGACCGCATGGTCGCGCTGAATCTTCGTCAGTACATCAACGATCCAACACGTTATTACGTGGTAATGGATGAGTTGAATGACCTTGAGATGGGGATCATTCTGGGGGCATGCGATCTCACGGTGGGCACACGTTTGCACTCCGCCATTATCTCGATGAACTTTATGACGCCAGCCATCGCCATTAACTACGAGCACAAATCGGCCGGAATTATGCAGCAACTGGGGCTCCCGGAGATGGCGGTTGATATCCGTCATCTGTTGGATGGCAGCCTGGAAGGACAAGTCGCGGATACCCTGGGGCAGTTACCTGAACTGAACGTACGCGTGGAGGAGGCGGTTAAGCGTGAACGCGAACAAGGGCTGCACATGGTGGCGTCAGTGTTATCGCGTATTGGGGAGGAGAAATGA
- a CDS encoding lipopolysaccharide biosynthesis protein, giving the protein MKRTINIFNIQNKNVIIYLFSDLLAKALPFLFIPILTMYLNPEQYGNISLFNIGVEIFVIFIIMGGNSYYKIEYFNFENPISSLYNIIFNVTLLFAMALFFSVPLYLYFDSVYLFKILPIILLCAYLQSLLYLYISYYQCNEKALIVGGINLFFSLCNSLLMIFLLSYMEMNESSRYLSFAVSLMISVLLSSLLLGFKNKVKISAKINVSLLKFGVGIFPHAISWWARSGVERLLIGWYLSISSLGIYSLAMQLTSLMPLLCNAINQALMPKIVRSLNEKKICETKKILFKATAIVMVVCVTSSFAMPMLLRYFLDHRYFEALTYLPYMILVFIFQSVIVLYSNILYFYKNVKYLSSVTFCTSCLHICLAIILLKNSFNIYSVIISSAITFLIASSLVFRKAMLLMRDDYDI; this is encoded by the coding sequence ATGAAAAGAACCATTAATATTTTTAACATACAGAATAAAAACGTTATAATTTATTTGTTTAGTGATCTTCTGGCAAAAGCATTACCGTTTTTATTTATTCCAATATTGACAATGTATTTAAACCCAGAACAGTATGGTAATATCTCGTTGTTCAATATAGGGGTTGAGATTTTTGTGATTTTCATCATTATGGGAGGGAACTCGTACTATAAGATAGAATATTTTAATTTTGAGAACCCAATATCATCTCTCTATAATATAATATTTAATGTAACATTATTGTTTGCAATGGCTTTATTTTTTTCAGTTCCGCTCTATCTGTATTTTGATTCAGTGTATTTATTTAAGATACTGCCAATAATATTGTTATGCGCATATTTACAATCATTGCTTTATTTATATATAAGCTACTATCAATGTAATGAAAAGGCACTGATAGTTGGAGGGATAAATCTATTTTTCTCATTATGTAATTCACTGCTTATGATTTTTTTGCTCAGCTATATGGAGATGAATGAATCATCACGATATTTGTCTTTTGCTGTGTCCTTGATGATTTCCGTATTGCTTAGTTCATTGCTTTTAGGATTTAAAAACAAAGTCAAAATAAGTGCAAAAATAAATGTATCGCTGTTAAAATTTGGTGTCGGAATATTTCCACATGCCATAAGTTGGTGGGCTAGGAGTGGCGTGGAGCGATTACTGATAGGCTGGTATTTATCTATCTCATCGCTTGGAATATATTCATTAGCGATGCAGTTAACATCATTGATGCCACTACTGTGTAATGCTATTAATCAAGCTTTGATGCCAAAAATTGTAAGAAGTTTAAATGAAAAAAAAATTTGCGAGACAAAAAAAATTTTATTCAAAGCTACAGCGATTGTGATGGTGGTATGTGTGACATCATCATTCGCCATGCCGATGTTGCTTAGATATTTTCTTGATCATAGATATTTTGAAGCATTAACATATCTACCATACATGATCTTAGTGTTTATTTTTCAATCTGTGATAGTTTTATATAGTAATATTCTATATTTTTATAAAAATGTAAAATATTTATCTTCTGTCACATTTTGTACGTCTTGTCTACATATATGTTTAGCTATTATCTTGTTAAAGAATAGTTTCAATATATACTCAGTTATTATATCTTCTGCAATAACTTTTTTGATAGCATCATCCTTAGTATTCAGGAAAGCAATGCTATTGATGAGAGATGACTATGATATTTAA
- the wcaJ gene encoding undecaprenyl-phosphate glucose phosphotransferase: protein MTHLKKRERTKTNASLISMVQRFSDITLMFGGLWVICELSGLPFLYMHLLVALITLVVFQMLGGITDFYRSWRGVKLSTELVLLLQNWTLSLIFSAGLIAFNNDFDNRFAVWLAWYLLSSVGLVLSRACIRYAAGWLRNRGYNTRRVAVAGDLPAGQILLDSFRHEPWLGFEVAGVYHDPRPGKNTQDWAGNLQQLVDDAKASRIHNVYIAMSMNEGARVKKLVRELADTTCSVILIPDVFTFNILHSRIEEMNGVPVVPLYDTPLSGINRLLKRAEDIVLASLILLLISPVLCGIALTVKLTSKGPVIFRQTRYGMDGKPIKVWKFRSMKVMENDAVVTQATQNDPRVTRVGNFLRRTSLDELPQFINVLTGGMSIVGPRPHAVAHNEQYRQLIEGYMLRHKVKPGITGWAQINGWRGETDTLEKMEKRVEFDLEYIREWSVWFDIKIVFLTVFKGFVNKAAY from the coding sequence ATGACACATCTCAAAAAGCGCGAACGAACGAAAACCAATGCGTCGCTAATTTCGATGGTGCAACGCTTTTCAGATATCACCCTCATGTTTGGCGGGCTGTGGGTGATCTGCGAGTTGAGCGGTTTACCCTTCCTGTATATGCACCTGCTGGTGGCGCTGATCACGCTGGTGGTTTTTCAGATGTTGGGCGGAATTACGGATTTTTACCGCTCCTGGCGTGGCGTCAAACTGTCTACTGAGCTGGTACTGCTATTGCAAAACTGGACGCTGAGTCTGATTTTTAGCGCCGGGCTGATTGCCTTTAATAACGATTTCGATAATCGGTTTGCCGTCTGGCTGGCGTGGTATCTGCTTTCAAGTGTGGGTCTGGTGCTGAGCCGCGCGTGTATTCGCTACGCTGCAGGATGGTTGCGTAATCGCGGATATAACACCCGCCGGGTGGCGGTGGCAGGCGACCTGCCTGCCGGGCAAATCCTGCTGGATAGCTTTCGTCACGAACCGTGGCTGGGCTTTGAGGTGGCGGGTGTGTATCACGATCCCCGACCGGGTAAAAACACGCAGGATTGGGCCGGGAATCTGCAACAACTGGTGGATGACGCTAAGGCCTCACGTATTCACAACGTCTATATCGCTATGTCGATGAACGAAGGGGCGCGCGTCAAAAAACTGGTGCGTGAACTCGCTGACACCACCTGTTCGGTGATCCTGATTCCCGATGTGTTTACTTTCAATATCCTGCATTCACGGATTGAAGAGATGAACGGCGTGCCGGTTGTCCCACTGTATGACACGCCGCTGTCGGGGATTAATCGTTTGCTGAAGCGCGCGGAAGATATCGTATTAGCGTCGCTGATCCTGCTGCTGATTTCCCCTGTGCTGTGTGGCATTGCGTTGACGGTGAAACTGACCTCGAAGGGACCGGTGATTTTTCGCCAGACGCGCTATGGCATGGATGGTAAGCCGATCAAAGTCTGGAAGTTTCGCTCCATGAAGGTGATGGAAAACGATGCAGTTGTCACGCAGGCGACGCAAAACGATCCGCGTGTGACCCGCGTGGGGAATTTTTTACGCCGCACGTCGCTGGATGAATTACCCCAGTTTATCAACGTGTTGACCGGCGGGATGTCTATCGTCGGTCCACGCCCGCACGCGGTGGCGCATAACGAGCAATATCGACAACTTATCGAAGGTTACATGCTGCGCCATAAGGTCAAACCGGGTATTACCGGCTGGGCGCAAATTAATGGCTGGCGTGGCGAAACCGATACGCTGGAGAAAATGGAAAAGCGCGTGGAATTTGACCTTGAGTACATTCGTGAATGGAGCGTGTGGTTCGATATCAAGATCGTATTTCTGACGGTGTTTAAAGGCTTTGTGAATAAAGCGGCGTATTAA
- the wzxC gene encoding colanic acid undecaprenyl disphosphate flippase WzxC — translation MSLREKTLNGAKWSAIATVIIIGLGLIQMTVLARIMDSHQFGLLTVSLVIIALADTLSDFGIANSIIQRKAIGYLELTTLYWLNVGLGIVVCVAMFLLSDVIAGVLNNPDLASLMKTLSLAFVVIPHGQQFRALMQKELAFNKIGMIETTSVLAGFTFTVVSAHVWPLAMTAILGYLVNSVLRTLLFGYFGRKIYRPGLHFSLASVSANLRFGAWLTADSIINYVNTNLSTLVLARTLGAAVAGGFNLAWNVAVVPPIKLNPIITRVLFPAFAKIQDDTEKLRVNFYKLLSVVGILNFPALLGLMVVSNNVVPLVFGEKWNGIIPVLQLLCIVGLLRAVGNPIGSLLMAKARVDISFKFNVFKTFLFIPAIFIGGHLAGAYGVTLGFLLVQVINTILSYFVMIKPVLGASYRQYMLSLWLPFYLSLPTLIVSYVSGIVLQNQLSLSGVLAGQIAAGVLAFAVMIVLSRHPLVVEIKRQFCRNEKLQSLLRAG, via the coding sequence ATGAGCTTACGTGAAAAAACCCTCAACGGCGCTAAATGGTCAGCCATCGCCACGGTGATCATCATTGGGCTTGGGTTGATCCAGATGACCGTGCTGGCGCGCATTATGGATAGCCATCAGTTTGGCTTGTTAACCGTATCGCTGGTGATCATTGCCCTGGCCGATACGCTGTCAGATTTCGGCATCGCCAATTCAATTATTCAGCGCAAAGCGATCGGTTATCTGGAGCTGACCACATTGTACTGGCTGAATGTCGGGTTAGGTATCGTGGTGTGCGTGGCGATGTTTTTGCTCAGCGATGTGATTGCCGGAGTGCTCAACAACCCGGATCTGGCGTCGCTGATGAAAACCTTGTCGCTGGCATTTGTGGTGATCCCGCACGGACAGCAGTTTCGCGCGCTGATGCAAAAAGAGCTGGCATTCAACAAAATCGGCATGATTGAAACCACCTCCGTGCTGGCCGGGTTTACCTTTACCGTGGTCAGCGCCCACGTTTGGCCGTTAGCGATGACGGCGATCCTGGGCTATCTGGTGAACAGCGTGCTGCGAACACTGCTGTTCGGCTATTTTGGTCGCAAAATTTATCGTCCGGGACTGCATTTTTCCCTCGCTAGCGTGTCGGCAAACCTGCGTTTTGGCGCGTGGCTGACGGCAGACAGCATCATCAATTACGTCAATACCAATCTTTCCACGCTGGTGCTGGCCAGAACCTTGGGGGCTGCCGTCGCGGGGGGATTTAACCTCGCCTGGAACGTGGCGGTGGTTCCTCCCATCAAACTCAACCCGATTATTACTCGCGTGCTTTTCCCGGCGTTTGCCAAAATTCAGGATGACACTGAAAAACTGCGGGTCAATTTCTACAAACTGTTGTCGGTGGTGGGCATTCTCAATTTCCCGGCGCTACTGGGATTGATGGTGGTGTCGAATAACGTGGTACCGCTGGTGTTTGGCGAGAAGTGGAACGGGATTATTCCCGTGCTGCAACTGCTGTGTATCGTGGGTCTGCTGCGCGCGGTAGGCAATCCGATAGGGTCGCTGCTGATGGCAAAAGCGCGGGTCGATATCAGCTTCAAATTCAATGTGTTTAAAACCTTTCTGTTTATTCCGGCCATTTTCATCGGCGGCCATCTGGCGGGCGCCTATGGTGTGACGCTGGGCTTTCTGCTGGTACAGGTCATCAACACGATCCTCAGCTATTTCGTGATGATCAAACCGGTGCTTGGCGCCAGTTATCGCCAGTACATGCTCAGTCTGTGGCTGCCATTTTATCTCTCCTTGCCAACGCTCATTGTGAGCTATGTGTCAGGCATTGTGCTGCAAAACCAACTGTCCTTGAGCGGGGTGCTGGCCGGGCAGATCGCGGCAGGCGTGCTGGCGTTTGCCGTGATGATTGTGCTGTCACGCCATCCGCTGGTGGTGGAAATCAAACGCCAGTTTTGCCGCAACGAAAAACTGCAAAGCTTGCTCCGTGCAGGATAA
- a CDS encoding SDR family oxidoreductase, with amino-acid sequence MNDKVLLIGASGFVGTRLLETTVADFDIKNLDKQQSHFYPQITQIGDVRDQQALDQALSGYDTVVLLAAEHRDDVSPTSLYYDVNVQGTRNVLAAMEKNGVNNIIFTSSVAVYGLNKTNPDENHPHDPFNHYGKSKWQAEEVLREWHSKAPTERSLTIIRPTVIFGERNRGNVYNLLKQIAGGKFMMVGAGTNYKSMAYVGNIVEFIKYKLKNVTAGYEVYNYVDKPDLNMNQLVTEVEQSLSKKIPSAHLPYALGMLGGYCFDILGKVTGKKYAVSSVRVKKFCATTQFDATKVHSSGFVAPYTLSQGLDRTLKYEFLHDKKDDITFVSE; translated from the coding sequence ATGAACGATAAAGTTTTGCTCATCGGTGCTTCTGGATTCGTGGGTACCAGACTCCTCGAAACGACTGTTGCAGATTTTGATATCAAAAATCTGGATAAACAACAGAGCCATTTCTATCCACAAATCACGCAAATTGGCGATGTTCGCGACCAACAGGCTTTAGATCAGGCTCTTTCTGGCTATGATACTGTTGTCTTGCTTGCTGCTGAGCACCGTGATGATGTCAGCCCGACTTCTCTTTATTACGATGTGAATGTTCAAGGGACGCGTAATGTATTGGCCGCGATGGAGAAAAATGGTGTTAATAACATCATTTTTACCAGTTCTGTCGCAGTTTACGGCCTGAACAAAACCAATCCTGATGAAAACCATCCGCATGATCCATTCAACCACTACGGCAAAAGTAAGTGGCAAGCTGAAGAAGTCCTTCGTGAATGGCATTCCAAAGCTCCAACTGAACGTTCGCTGACCATTATTCGCCCGACGGTTATCTTTGGCGAACGCAATCGTGGCAATGTATATAACCTGCTTAAGCAGATTGCTGGCGGCAAGTTCATGATGGTTGGGGCCGGAACAAATTATAAGTCAATGGCTTATGTAGGCAATATTGTTGAGTTTATCAAATATAAACTTAAGAATGTGACTGCAGGTTATGAGGTTTACAACTATGTTGATAAACCTGATCTCAATATGAATCAATTGGTTACAGAAGTTGAACAGAGCTTAAGTAAAAAGATTCCCTCAGCGCACTTACCTTACGCTTTAGGCATGTTAGGCGGCTATTGCTTTGATATTTTGGGTAAAGTCACGGGCAAAAAATATGCGGTAAGCTCTGTGCGTGTGAAGAAGTTCTGTGCCACAACGCAGTTTGATGCAACGAAAGTCCATTCTTCTGGTTTTGTTGCACCTTACACGTTGTCTCAGGGGTTGGACCGCACATTAAAATACGAATTTTTGCATGATAAGAAAGATGACATCACGTTTGTCTCTGAGTGA
- the wcaL gene encoding colanic acid biosynthesis glycosyltransferase WcaL: MKVGFFLLKFPLSSETFVLNQITAFIDMGYDVEIVALHKGDLEHTHASYDTYRLGDKTRWLLNEPDGKRAKLQYRSAAALRGLARATTWKALNTSRYGDEARNLILAAICGLTPTPLQADVFIAHFGPAGVTAAKLRELGVIRGKIATVFHGIDISHREVLARYTPEYQKLFERGDLMLPISNLWAGRLNDMGCPPEKIAVSRMGIDMTRFTPREVKTPGTPLEILSVARLAEKKGLHVAIEACRQLKEQGVAFRYRILGMGPWERRLRTLIEQYQLDDVIELSGFKPSHEVKALLEQADVFLLPSVTGVDGDMEGIPVALMEAMAVGIPVVSTVHSGIPELVASGTSGWLAPENDAQSLAERLAAFSQLDSEGVKPIVLRAREKIEAEFNQAIINRQLASLLQTM; this comes from the coding sequence ATGAAGGTTGGTTTTTTCTTGCTCAAATTCCCGCTCTCCTCAGAGACTTTTGTCCTGAATCAGATTACTGCGTTTATCGACATGGGATACGACGTAGAAATTGTTGCGTTGCATAAGGGCGACCTTGAGCATACCCATGCCTCATACGATACCTATCGTCTGGGCGATAAAACGCGCTGGTTGCTGAATGAACCGGACGGCAAACGGGCAAAACTGCAATACCGAAGCGCAGCAGCGTTGCGTGGCCTGGCTCGCGCAACGACATGGAAAGCGCTCAACACATCACGCTATGGCGACGAAGCGCGCAATCTTATTTTGGCGGCCATTTGTGGGTTAACGCCAACGCCGTTGCAGGCCGATGTCTTTATCGCACATTTTGGCCCGGCGGGCGTAACCGCGGCGAAGCTGCGTGAACTGGGTGTTATCCGCGGCAAAATTGCCACGGTGTTTCACGGTATCGATATTTCTCATCGGGAAGTGCTCGCCCGCTATACCCCGGAGTATCAAAAGCTGTTCGAGCGAGGGGATTTAATGCTGCCCATCAGCAATCTCTGGGCCGGGCGTTTAAACGATATGGGTTGCCCACCGGAGAAAATTGCCGTGTCGCGCATGGGGATAGATATGACGCGCTTTACTCCCCGTGAGGTGAAAACGCCGGGCACACCGCTGGAAATTTTGTCTGTCGCACGGCTAGCCGAGAAAAAAGGGCTGCATGTGGCTATTGAAGCCTGTCGCCAGCTAAAAGAGCAAGGCGTGGCGTTTCGTTATCGCATTCTGGGTATGGGACCCTGGGAACGCCGTTTACGCACGCTCATTGAGCAATATCAACTGGATGACGTCATTGAGCTGTCGGGTTTTAAGCCTAGCCATGAGGTGAAAGCCCTGCTTGAGCAGGCTGACGTGTTTCTGCTGCCCTCGGTCACGGGTGTCGATGGCGATATGGAAGGGATCCCGGTGGCGCTGATGGAAGCAATGGCCGTGGGTATCCCGGTGGTTTCTACTGTTCACAGCGGTATTCCTGAGCTGGTGGCATCGGGTACGTCTGGCTGGTTGGCACCAGAAAACGATGCGCAGTCGCTGGCGGAACGACTGGCGGCATTCAGCCAGCTCGACAGCGAAGGGGTAAAGCCGATTGTGCTGCGTGCCCGTGAGAAAATTGAAGCTGAATTTAATCAGGCCATCATCAACAGACAGTTAGCCAGCCTGCTGCAAACGATGTAA